Proteins from one Ipomoea triloba cultivar NCNSP0323 chromosome 1, ASM357664v1 genomic window:
- the LOC116016219 gene encoding 30S ribosomal protein S1, chloroplastic-like encodes MASFTQQLGVIKCPPIPTTRIGGSSKKIIQSYSYKKQLRVVCQAAAVVGNAQTRERQKLKEMFEEAYERCRTAPMEGVSFTLEDFHAALDKYDFDSEIGTKVKGTVFSIDAYGALVDITAKSSAFLPLREASIHNIKNVEEAGIVPGLREEFVVIGENEADDSLILSLRSIQYDLAWERCRQLQAEDVVVKGKVIGANKGGVVALVEGLRGFVPFSQISTKSTAEELLDKELPLKFVEVDEEQSRLVLSNRKAMADSQAQLGIGSVVLGTVQSLKPYGAFIDIGGINGLLHVSQISHDRVSDIETVLQPGDTLKVMILSHDRERGRVSLSTKKLEPTPGDMIRNPTLVFEKAEEMAQTFRQRIAQAEAMARADMLRFQPESGLTLSSDGILGPLSSDLPAEGLDLSEIPQAEDSFDISEIPPAEDPIDSIDDL; translated from the exons ATGGCGTCATTCACTCAGCAACTGGGTGTGATAAAATGCCCGCCAATCCCGACAACAAGAATCGGTGGCTCCTCTAAGAAGATTATTCAAAGCTATTCTTACAAAAAGCAGCTGAGAGTAGTCTGCCAAGCAGCGGCCGTGGTAGGCAATGCGCAGACAAGAGAGAGACAGAAGCTTAAAGAGATGTTTGAAGAAGCATACGAGCGGTGCCGCACTGCACCTATGGAAGGTGTCTCTTTCACTCTAGAAGACTTCCACGCTGCTCTCGATAAGTACGACTTCGATTCCGAAATCGGTACCAAG GTAAAAGGTACAGTGTTTAGTATAGATGCATATGGAGCTCTAGTTGACATCACTGCCAAATCATCTGCATTCTTGCCACTTAGAGAGGCATCTATTCACAATATCAAGAATGTAGAAGAGGCTGGCATAGTTCCTGGTTTACGAGAGGAATTTGTAGTTATTGGTGAAAATGAAGCTGATGATAGTTTGATATTGAGTTTGCGTTCCATCCAATATGACCTTGCCTGGGAACGATGCAGGCAGCTTCAAGCTGAAGATGTTGTTGTCAAAGGGAAG GTAATTGGTGCTAATAAAGGTGGAGTTGTGGCATTGGTTGAGGGCCTTCGTGGATTTGTTCCATTCTCACAGATCTCAACT AAATCAACTGCAGAGGAGCTTTTGGATAAGGAGCTTCCTCTCAAGTTTGTGGAGGTTGATGAAGAGCAGTCTAGACTTGTCCTCAGTAACCGCAAGGCCATGGCTGATAGTCAGGCACAGTTGGGAATTGGATCAGTTGTACTGGGAACTGTTCAGAGTTTGAAGCCATATGGTGCCTTCATTGATATAGGAGGGATTAATGGTCTCCTCCATGTTAGCCAGATCAGTCATGATCGGGTCTCAGATATTGAAACAGTCCTTCAGCCGGGTGACACCTTAAAG GTCATGATCTTGAGCCATGACCGTGAGAGGGGCCGTGTGAGTCTTTCTACAAAGAAGCTGGAACCTACACCTGGTGACATGATTCGCAATCCTACACTTGTGTTTGAGAAA GCCGAGGAGATGGCACAAACATTCAGGCAAAGAATTGCTCAAGCTGAAGCAATGGCTCGTGCAGATATGCTGAGATTCCAACCCGAG AGTGGATTGACTCTCAGCTCTGATGGGATTTTAGGCCCACTGAGCTCTGATTTGCCGGCAGAGGGATTGGATTTGAGCGAAATTCCCCAGGCGGAAGATTCATTTGATATAAGCGAAATTCCTCCGGCCGAAGATCCAATCGATTCAATCGACGATTTATAA
- the LOC116016103 gene encoding probable inactive DNA (cytosine-5)-methyltransferase DRM3 isoform X1, whose amino-acid sequence MCQVTDYSNNENVAKPETESAIMPKTEALDYDLPAENMYPQPMGNDVGSSSGSNVRSSLLAMGFSPSLVDRAIEENGDDNVDLLLETLFTYPDLNRSDSSDSLDSLFGDEKDPVSLAHRDSELPIKEELDICVVRDEKKESLLAMDFSLDEVEFAMSKLGREALVTELVDFILAARIAGNLEREPNLVDAKENEQEFITETLFGTMEKTLRLIEMGFSENEISTAIEKYGSEIPLEELAESIVSDKIPNSSIKREKYFLTSLGTNSSSARSRCRPLSIASHDGLGGHCFDPLAVKREEPTSETYYESSDLDLLQKFRGKRPKEEYIDQSSNLKRPKQEYDEGFSSSLGPEWEETNFRNFPPFSRACSSVSKRRVPHKARLLENVAAPRMSMPSSCRSLDRMVAKPPYFFYGTIMNLSHDTWVKISQFLYAIEPEFVNTQSFSALSRREGYVHNLPTGPRFHILPKPPMTIQEVMPHTSKWWPSWDTRKQLSYINAETSGISQVRDRIERILADSRGLVSAERQKDIIRQCETLNLVWVGRNRLGPIEAENVESILGYPINHTRTAGLSLMDRLQVLKHCVQIDTLAYHLSILKSLYPGGLKMLSIYNGIGGAEIALHRLGIELKVVVCVEASESKRRILKQWWESSGQKGELVQIEDVQKLASNRLEVLVQKYGGFDFIICQNPCTYALKSSVAADFDGPAGLDFTMFYEFVRVLQRVRSKMERNQ is encoded by the exons AT GTGCCAGGTAACAGATTACTCCAATAATGAAAATGTTGCAAAACCTGAGACTGAAAGTGCCATCATGCCTAAAACTGAGGCTCTTGATTATGATTTGCCAGCAGAGAACATGTATCCACAACCTATGGGG AATGATGTTGGTAGTTCATCTGGCAGCAATGTAAGGTCATCCTTGCTTGCAATGGGGTTTTCACCATCACTTGTTGACAGAGCAATTGAAGAAAATG GTGATGACAATGTTGACTTATTACTGGAGACTCTTTTTACATATCCT GATCTTAATAGATCAGATTCATCAGATTCTTTGGATAGCTTGTTTGGTGATGAGAAGGATCCAGTCAGCCTTGCCCATCGTGACTCTGAATTACCTATAAAAGAG GAGCTTGATATATGCGTAGTTAGAGATGAAAAGAAAGAATCCTTGTTAGCAATGGATTTTTCTTTAGATGAAGTCGAGTTTGCAATGAGTAAGCTTG GCAGAGAAGCCCTTGTTACTGAACTTGTGGACTTCATTCTTGCTGCTCGAATTGCTGGAAATTTGGAAAGAGAACCAAATTTAGTCGATGCAAAAGAAAATGAGCAG GAATTCATCACTGAAACCTTGTTTGGGACCATGGAGAAGACACTTAGACTGATTGAAATGGGTTTCTCTGAGAATGAGATTTCAACTGCTATTGAGAAGTATG GTTCAGAAATCCCTCTTGAAGAGCTTGCTGAATCAATTGTATCAGATAAGATTCCTAATAGCAGCATTAAAAGGGAAAAG TACTTCTTGACCTCCCTTGGCACAAATAGTTCAAGTGCTCGAAGCAGGTGTAGACCTTTGAGTATTGCGAGTCATGATGGTTTAGGTGGTCATTGTTTTGATCCACTGGCTGTTAAAAGAGAAGAGCCCACTTCAGAAACCTATTATGAATCCTCAGATTTGGACTTACTGCAGAAGTTCAGAGGGAAACGCCCAAAAGAAGAATATATCGATCAATCAAGCAATTTGAAAAGGCCAAAACAAGAGTATGATGAAGGCTTCAGTAGTTCTCTTGGGCCAGAGTGGGAGGAAACTAACTTTAGAAATTTTCCACCTTTCAGCAGGGCTTGTTCTTCAGTTTCTAAAAGAAGGGTTCCCCATAAAGCAAGACTGCTGGAAAATGTTGCAGCACCAAGAATGTCTATGCCTAGTTCATGTAGGAGCCTTGATCGAATGGTGGCTAAACCTCCCTATTTCTTTTATGGAACCATCATGAATTTATCTCATGATACTTGGGTCAAAATATCACAATTTTTGTATGCAATTGAACCAGAATTTGTTAATACTCAATCATTCTCAGCCCTCAGCCGGAGAGAAGGATATGTGCATAATCTTCCTACTGGACCTAGATTTCACATTCTTCCAAAGCCACCAATGACCATTCAGGAAGTGATGCCCCATACATCAAAATGGTGGCCATCATGGGATACAAGGAAGCAGCTCAGTTACATCAATGCCGAGACAAGTGGGATCTCTCAAGTACGTGATAGGATTGAAAGAATATTAGCTGATTCCAGAGGACTTGTTTCGGCAGAAAGACAGAAAGACATCATCCGTCAGTGTGAGACATTGAATCTTGTTTGGGTTGGGAGAAATAGATTGGGCCCAATAGAGGCAGAAAATGTGGAGAGCATTCTCGGATATCCAATAAATCACACCCGAACTGCTGGTTTGAGCTTGATGGATAGGCTCCAGGTGCTAAAACACTGCGTCCAGATTGACACATTGGCATATCATCTATCCATCTTGAAATCTCTGTATCCAGGAGGATTGAAAATGCTGTCTATTTACAACGGAATTGGTGGGGCAGAAATTGCTTTGCATCGGCTTGGAATTGAGCTAAAAGTAGTGGTGTGTGTGGAAGCTTCAGAATCAAAGAGAAGAATTCTTAAACAGTGGTGGGAAAGTTCAGGACAGAAGGGAGAGTTGGTGCAGATTGAAGATGTTCAGAAGCTAGCTAGTAACAGACTTGAAGTTTTGGTCCAAAAGTATGGGGGGTTTGATTTCATCATATGCCAGAACCCTTGCACTTATGCTCTAAAAAGTAGTGTGGCTGCAGACTTTGATGGTCCCGCAGGTTTAGATTTCACAATGTTCTATGAGTTTGTACGCGTCTTGCAACGAGTAAGGAGTAAAATGGAGAGGAACCAATGA
- the LOC116016103 gene encoding probable inactive DNA (cytosine-5)-methyltransferase DRM3 isoform X2: protein MVTDYSNNENVAKPETESAIMPKTEALDYDLPAENMYPQPMGNDVGSSSGSNVRSSLLAMGFSPSLVDRAIEENGDDNVDLLLETLFTYPDLNRSDSSDSLDSLFGDEKDPVSLAHRDSELPIKEELDICVVRDEKKESLLAMDFSLDEVEFAMSKLGREALVTELVDFILAARIAGNLEREPNLVDAKENEQEFITETLFGTMEKTLRLIEMGFSENEISTAIEKYGSEIPLEELAESIVSDKIPNSSIKREKYFLTSLGTNSSSARSRCRPLSIASHDGLGGHCFDPLAVKREEPTSETYYESSDLDLLQKFRGKRPKEEYIDQSSNLKRPKQEYDEGFSSSLGPEWEETNFRNFPPFSRACSSVSKRRVPHKARLLENVAAPRMSMPSSCRSLDRMVAKPPYFFYGTIMNLSHDTWVKISQFLYAIEPEFVNTQSFSALSRREGYVHNLPTGPRFHILPKPPMTIQEVMPHTSKWWPSWDTRKQLSYINAETSGISQVRDRIERILADSRGLVSAERQKDIIRQCETLNLVWVGRNRLGPIEAENVESILGYPINHTRTAGLSLMDRLQVLKHCVQIDTLAYHLSILKSLYPGGLKMLSIYNGIGGAEIALHRLGIELKVVVCVEASESKRRILKQWWESSGQKGELVQIEDVQKLASNRLEVLVQKYGGFDFIICQNPCTYALKSSVAADFDGPAGLDFTMFYEFVRVLQRVRSKMERNQ from the exons ATG GTAACAGATTACTCCAATAATGAAAATGTTGCAAAACCTGAGACTGAAAGTGCCATCATGCCTAAAACTGAGGCTCTTGATTATGATTTGCCAGCAGAGAACATGTATCCACAACCTATGGGG AATGATGTTGGTAGTTCATCTGGCAGCAATGTAAGGTCATCCTTGCTTGCAATGGGGTTTTCACCATCACTTGTTGACAGAGCAATTGAAGAAAATG GTGATGACAATGTTGACTTATTACTGGAGACTCTTTTTACATATCCT GATCTTAATAGATCAGATTCATCAGATTCTTTGGATAGCTTGTTTGGTGATGAGAAGGATCCAGTCAGCCTTGCCCATCGTGACTCTGAATTACCTATAAAAGAG GAGCTTGATATATGCGTAGTTAGAGATGAAAAGAAAGAATCCTTGTTAGCAATGGATTTTTCTTTAGATGAAGTCGAGTTTGCAATGAGTAAGCTTG GCAGAGAAGCCCTTGTTACTGAACTTGTGGACTTCATTCTTGCTGCTCGAATTGCTGGAAATTTGGAAAGAGAACCAAATTTAGTCGATGCAAAAGAAAATGAGCAG GAATTCATCACTGAAACCTTGTTTGGGACCATGGAGAAGACACTTAGACTGATTGAAATGGGTTTCTCTGAGAATGAGATTTCAACTGCTATTGAGAAGTATG GTTCAGAAATCCCTCTTGAAGAGCTTGCTGAATCAATTGTATCAGATAAGATTCCTAATAGCAGCATTAAAAGGGAAAAG TACTTCTTGACCTCCCTTGGCACAAATAGTTCAAGTGCTCGAAGCAGGTGTAGACCTTTGAGTATTGCGAGTCATGATGGTTTAGGTGGTCATTGTTTTGATCCACTGGCTGTTAAAAGAGAAGAGCCCACTTCAGAAACCTATTATGAATCCTCAGATTTGGACTTACTGCAGAAGTTCAGAGGGAAACGCCCAAAAGAAGAATATATCGATCAATCAAGCAATTTGAAAAGGCCAAAACAAGAGTATGATGAAGGCTTCAGTAGTTCTCTTGGGCCAGAGTGGGAGGAAACTAACTTTAGAAATTTTCCACCTTTCAGCAGGGCTTGTTCTTCAGTTTCTAAAAGAAGGGTTCCCCATAAAGCAAGACTGCTGGAAAATGTTGCAGCACCAAGAATGTCTATGCCTAGTTCATGTAGGAGCCTTGATCGAATGGTGGCTAAACCTCCCTATTTCTTTTATGGAACCATCATGAATTTATCTCATGATACTTGGGTCAAAATATCACAATTTTTGTATGCAATTGAACCAGAATTTGTTAATACTCAATCATTCTCAGCCCTCAGCCGGAGAGAAGGATATGTGCATAATCTTCCTACTGGACCTAGATTTCACATTCTTCCAAAGCCACCAATGACCATTCAGGAAGTGATGCCCCATACATCAAAATGGTGGCCATCATGGGATACAAGGAAGCAGCTCAGTTACATCAATGCCGAGACAAGTGGGATCTCTCAAGTACGTGATAGGATTGAAAGAATATTAGCTGATTCCAGAGGACTTGTTTCGGCAGAAAGACAGAAAGACATCATCCGTCAGTGTGAGACATTGAATCTTGTTTGGGTTGGGAGAAATAGATTGGGCCCAATAGAGGCAGAAAATGTGGAGAGCATTCTCGGATATCCAATAAATCACACCCGAACTGCTGGTTTGAGCTTGATGGATAGGCTCCAGGTGCTAAAACACTGCGTCCAGATTGACACATTGGCATATCATCTATCCATCTTGAAATCTCTGTATCCAGGAGGATTGAAAATGCTGTCTATTTACAACGGAATTGGTGGGGCAGAAATTGCTTTGCATCGGCTTGGAATTGAGCTAAAAGTAGTGGTGTGTGTGGAAGCTTCAGAATCAAAGAGAAGAATTCTTAAACAGTGGTGGGAAAGTTCAGGACAGAAGGGAGAGTTGGTGCAGATTGAAGATGTTCAGAAGCTAGCTAGTAACAGACTTGAAGTTTTGGTCCAAAAGTATGGGGGGTTTGATTTCATCATATGCCAGAACCCTTGCACTTATGCTCTAAAAAGTAGTGTGGCTGCAGACTTTGATGGTCCCGCAGGTTTAGATTTCACAATGTTCTATGAGTTTGTACGCGTCTTGCAACGAGTAAGGAGTAAAATGGAGAGGAACCAATGA
- the LOC116016239 gene encoding F-box protein At5g49610, with amino-acid sequence MNPNAYGFFPEEVVLRILARLPVKSLLRTKCVCKLWHKLICEKYFTRIYNEVSVKNPMVLFEANGSSSESKSKSSLICVDSLRGVSEISLDFIKDRVKVRASCNGLLCCSSIPNKGVYYVCNPMTREYKCLPRSRERHMTRFYPDGEATLVGLACNLLTQQYNVVLAGNHRAFAHRSENTFICLIYDSASSSWKKFVSVQDYHFTHMNKNQVVFVNGALHWLTETTSCLVVLDLKTAAMWKKIQLPNEVSCRVGNRNYLLELDGCLSVIQISEAWMVVWVMKNYETEEWHMVDRVSLRCIRGMVPCVFPISQTKKYIFLATHKQILVYQRNTKEWKEMYSVKNTSNMPLWFYAHSFRNTLFSCH; translated from the coding sequence ATGAATCCAAATGCGTATGGATTTTTCCCCGAAGAAGTAGTTCTCCGGATTCTTGCGCGGTTGCCCGTAAAGTCACTCCTCAGAACGAAATGCGTTTGCAAACTCTGGCATAAATTAATATGTGAGAAGTACTTCACTCGTATCTACAATGAAGTATCTGTAAAAAATCCCATGGTTCTGTTTGAGGCCAATGGGTCTTCTtcagaatcaaaatcaaaatcaagcTTAATCTGCGTTGATAGTTTGAGGGGTGTTTCTGAAATTTCTCTGGATTTTATAAAAGATAGAGTCAAAGTTAGGGCTTCTTGTAATGGGCTATTGTGTTGTTCCAGCATACCCAATAAAGGGGTTTACTATGTTTGCAACCCTATGACTAGAGAGTACAAGTGCTTACCTAGAAGCAGAGAAAGGCATATGACTAGGTTTTATCCCGATGGTGAGGCAACTCTTGTTGGGTTGGCATGTAATTTGTTAACACAACAGTATAATGTTGTGTTGGCTGGGAATCATAGGGCATTTGCGCACAGGTCTGAGAATACTTTCATATGTTTGATTTATGATTCAGCATCTAGTAGTTGGAAGAAATTTGTCTCAGTTCAAGATTATCATTTTACGCATATGAATAAGAATCAGGTTGTGTTTGTAAATGGGGCATTGCACTGGTTAACAGAAACTACTTCTTGTTTGGTTGTGCTTGACTTGAAGACTGCTGCGATGTGGAAGAAAATTCAGTTGCCCAATGAAGTAAGTTGTAGGGTTGGAAATCGGAATTATTTGTTGGAATTGGATGGGTGCTTGTCTGTTATTCAGATTTCAGAGGCTTGGATGGTTGTTTGGGTGATGAAAAATTATGAAACAGAAGAGTGGCATATGGTGGATAGAGTGAGTCTTCGCTGCATTCGAGGGATGGTACCGTGTGTGTTTCCAATAAGCCAGACTAAGAAGTATATTTTCCTTGCTACGCACAAACAGATTCTGGTGTATCAAAGGAATACCAAAGAGTGGAAGGAGATGTATTCCGTAAAGAACACCTCAAATATGCCACTATGGTTCTATGCACATTCATTCCGGAACACACTTTTTTCATGTCATTGA
- the LOC116016137 gene encoding alkaline/neutral invertase A, mitochondrial-like gives MVSRSCIGISTMKPCSRILGSYNHSIFWYPFGRCNLQVMDNLSKSQQKIKDVHRMGGGRYRHRHRVVTLTRVINSNRCAFCGSDSNGDQHRDSFCNWLGRSKNRLAFVVPKVASDMKSHSTSTEAQVNDKSFKKFYIQGGMNVKPLVIERTEAQEDVVETYEQKDGGRVEITDDSTVNKNDLNGSSISKLTPEREVSEVEKEAWKLLQGAVVNYCGYPVGTVAANDPADKLPLNYDQVFIRDFIPSALAFLLNGEGEIVKNFLLHTLQLQSWEKTVDCYSPGQGLMPASFKVRTMPLDGRNGEFEDVLDPDFGESAIGRVAPVDSGLWWIILLRAYVKITGDYTLQERVDVQTGIRLILNLCLRDGFDMFPTLLVTDGSCMIDRRMGIHGHPLEIQALFYSALRCTREMLIVNDSTKSLVAAINNRLSSLSFHIREYYWVDMKKINEIYRYKTEEYSMDAINKFNIYPDQIPPWIVNWIPETGGYLVGNLQPAHMDFRFFTLGNLWAIISALGTHEQNESILNFIEGKWDDLIAQMPLKICYPALEGEDWRIITGSDPKNTPWSYHNGGSWPTLLWQFTLACIKMGKPELAMKAVAVAEERLPVDQWPEYYDTRYGRFVGKQARLNQTWTVAGYLTSKMLLKNPDMASLLVWNEDYELLENCVCGLTFNGRRKCSRFGLRSQIGV, from the exons ATGGTTTCCAGGAGTTGTATCGGGATTTCAACTATGAAACCCTGTTCTAGGATATTAGGTAGCTATAATCATTCAATTTTTTGGTACCCATTCGGGAGATGCAATCTCCAGGTTATGGATAATTTGTCGAAATCACAGCAAAAGATAAAGGATGTACATAGAATGGGCGGTGGTAGGTACCGCCATAGGCACAGGGTTGTCACACTTACAAGAGTAATCAATTCGAATCGGTGTGCTTTTTGTGGATCCGATTCGAATGGGGATCAGCACAGGGATTCTTTTTGTAATTGGCTTGGTAGGAGTAAGAATAGGCTTGCATTTGTTGTTCCTAAAGTAGCTTCTGATATGAAGAGCCATTCAACTTCCACTGAAGCTCAAGTTAATGACAAGAGCTTCAAGAAGTTCTATATTCAAGGGGGTATGAATGTAAAGCCTTTGGTGATTGAGAGAACAGAAGCCCAGGAAGATGTTGTAGAGACATATGAACAGAAAGATGGGGGTAGGGTAGAGATAACTGATGATTCAACtgtaaataaaaatgatttaaatGGGTCAAGTATTTCAAAATTGACCCCTGAGAGAGAGGTGTCTGAGGTAGAAAAGGAAGCATGGAAGCTGCTCCAGGGAGCAGTTGTAAACTATTGTGGATATCCTGTGGGGACAGTTGCGGCAAATGATCCAGCTGACAAGCTGCCGCTGAACTATGACCAAGTTTTTATTCGTGATTTCATCCCGTCAGCTCTTGCATTCTTGCTTAATGGAGAAGGGGAGATTGTCAAAAATTTTCTGCTCCATACTCTTCAGCTGCAG AGTTGGGAAAAAACTGTGGACTGCTATAGCCCTGGACAAGGGTTGATGCCTGCAAGTTTTAAAGTGAGAACCATGCCACTTGATGGAAGAAATGGTGAATTTGAGGATGTTCTGGACCCAGATTTTGGTGAATCTGCTATTGGGCGAGTTGCACCTGTTGATTCTG GGTTGTGGtggattattttattaagagctTATGTAAAGATTACAGGTGATTATACACTGCAAGAGAGGGTGGATGTGCAGACAGGCATTAGATTGATACTTAATCTCTGCTTACGTGATGGTTTTGACATGTTTCCTACACTCTTGGTCACTGATGGTTCCTGCATGATTGATAGAAGGATGGGAATTCATGGCCATCCACTTGAAATTCAG GCCTTATTTTACTCTGCTTTGCGCTGCACTCGTGAGATGCTAATTGTGAATGACTCAACCAAAAGTCTGGTTGCAGCCATCAATAATCGGCTGAGTTCACTATCATTCCATATAAGAGAATACTACTGGGTGGATATGaagaaaattaatgaaatatatcGTTACAAGACAGAAGAATATTCTATGGATGCTATCAACAAATTCAACATCTATCCAGATCAGATTCCACCGTGGATTGTAAACTGGATTCCAGAAACTGGTGGATATCTTGTTGGCAACCTACAGCCTGCTCACATGGATTTTCGGTTTTTCACACTTGGAAATCTGTGGGCTATCATTTCTGCATTGGGCACCCATGAACAGAACGAGTCTATTCTGAATTTTATTGAAGGTAAATGGGATGATCTCATTGCACAAATGCCTCTCAAGATATGTTATCCAGCTTTGGAGGGTGAAGACTGGCGAATAATAACTGGAAGTGACCCTAAGAATAC CCCATGGTCATATCACAATGGAGGTTCCTGGCCAACCCTTCTTTGGCAG TTTACCCTTGCTTGCATTAAGATGGGAAAACCAGAACTAGCAATGAAAGCAGTAGCTGTGGCTGAAGAGAGGCTTCCAGTGGATCAGTGGCCCGAGTATTATGATACAAGGTATGGAAGATTTGTAGGCAAACAAGCTCGATTGAATCAGACATGGACTGTTGCTGGGTACTTGACATCAAAGATGCTTTTGAAGAATCCAGACATGGCATCCTTGTTGGTTTGGAATGAGGATTACGAACTACTGGAAAATTGTGTTTGTGGGTTGACATTTAATGGGAGAAGAAAGTGTTCTCGCTTTGGTCTTAGATCTCAGATTGGTGTCTAA